The genomic region TCGCGCCGGCCACGGTGACGGCGGCCGTGCCCTGCTGGTCGTCGTGCCAGACCGGGATGTCGAGCGCGTCGCGCACTTCCCTCAGGACCCTGAAGCACTTCGGCTGCGCGATGTCCTCGAGGTTGATGCCGCCGAACGACGGGCTGATGAGACGCGTCGTCTCGATGAGGACGTCGGGGTCCTTCGTGTTGACGCCGATGGGAATCGCATCCACGCCGCCGAGGTACTTGAAGAGGAGGGCCTTCCCCTCCATGACCGGGAGACCCGCCTCCGGGCCGATGTCCCCGAGGCCGAGCACGCGCGTGCCGTCCGTCACGACCGCGATGGTGTTCTTCTTGTTCGTGTGTTCGTAGACCTTCTCGGGATTCGCGTGGATGTCCTTGCAGGGCGCGGCCACGCCGGGCGTGTACCAGATCGCGAAGTCGTCGAGGTCTCTGATGATGCACTTGGGAACGATCTGATACTTGCCGCCGTAGAAGGGGTGGAGGACCATCGCGTCGTGGCTGGGCTTCTGCGCCTTCTTGATGAGCTGGTCCTTGGTGAGCTTCCTCACCGCAGCCCCTCTGGGCGCCACCTTTGCGCGGCGCGCCGGCCTGCGAGCAGCCGCCTTCTTCACGGGCTTCGGTGACCGACGGGACTTCCCGACGGCTCTCTTCTTCTGCTTCATCTGAGCGCTCCTCCCCCCCGGACTGCGCGCCCGGTTCTACTCGGCACCTGCGACCTGCTCCCCGAACTCCTCGTCCGCGATCTGCGCGACCAGCCGCGGGACCGCCTCGCGCATGATCTCCGCGAGGCTCCCGCTCCGGTCCACGCTGTCCCCCACTTCAATGGCGTAGATCGAGATCTCGCGGGGCATGCAAAGCCCCCTCGATCGGTCGGGGTTCACGGTGGCGCGGTACTCCACCCTGCTCCTCGCGCCGGGGCGGGCCACGAGCTCAAGATCCGAAAGGCCGAGCCGCGTGAGCTCGCCGATCTCGCCCTCGCTCACGTGGATGCAGTCCACGACGACGGCCTTGTCGTAGCCGGCGAAGAGCTCGAGGAGATCGAGGCTGCCGGCCTCGGCCTCGATGATGTGCACGTCGGGGTCGCAAACGGCCTCGTGGAGCCCCCTCGCGACCTCGACGCCCACGCGTCCGCGCGCGGGCGACGGGCCGCCGAGC from Candidatus Effluviviaceae Genus I sp. harbors:
- a CDS encoding hydrogenase maturation protease, producing MKTLILGLGGPSPARGRVGVEVARGLHEAVCDPDVHIIEAEAGSLDLLELFAGYDKAVVVDCIHVSEGEIGELTRLGLSDLELVARPGARSRVEYRATVNPDRSRGLCMPREISIYAIEVGDSVDRSGSLAEIMREAVPRLVAQIADEEFGEQVAGAE